In the genome of Nonomuraea sp. NBC_00507, the window ATCCCCAGTCGTGGCCGACCAGGTCGACCGGCTCGCCGATCCTCTCCAGACGGCCGATCAGCCACTCGGCGTACTCCTCCTTGGTGCTGCCGAAGCCGTCCGGGCGTGGAGCGCCGAAGCCCGGCAGGTCCCAGGCTTCCACGTCCGTGCGCGTCAGGTGCCGGCGGACGCCTGCCCAGACGCGGTGGGTGTCGGGGACGCCGTGAATGAGGATCGCGGGCATGGGGGTGTCACTCCTGCGCGTGGTGGACGGCGTCGAGAATGGCGGCGGTCACGGCGTCGGGCTCGGAGGCGGCGAGCGCGTGTGAGGCGCCGGCGACCTCACGGGTGCCTCGGGAGCCGGCGCGTTCGGCCATGAAGCGCAGAGCCGCGGCCGGGATGTTGAGGTCGCGCTCGCCGTGGACGAACCAGGACGGTGTGGTGCGCCAGGCGGGCTCGTCCGCCGTCAGGGCGTCGGTCAGCGCCTGCTCGGTGACCGGCCGCTGAGTCGCGGCCATCAGCGCGGCCTCGCCGGCCTCGAGGTCGGCGCAGAACTGGTGGTGGAATTTGTCCGCGGCGATGCGGAACTCGTTGCCGCCGGAGGCGACCGGGTAGGCCTCCAGCGCGCCGCCCAGGGTGCTGCCCTCGAACTTGCCGGACAGCAGGAACGCGCTCTCGCCTGGCTCGGGGGCGAAGGCGGCGACGTAGACCAGGGCGCGCACCGCCGGGTTGCCCGCCGCGGCCTGGGTGATCACCAAGCCGCCGTAGGAGTGGCCGACCAGCACGACCGGGCGGCCGATGCCGGAGATCACGTCCCGCACGTACGCGGCATCGCCCTCCACACTGCGCAACGGGTTCGCCACGGCGACAGCGGTGAGCTGGTTGGTGTGCAGGCGCTGGATGACGCGGTTCCAGCTTGCGGACTCGGCGAAGGCGCCGTGGACCAGGACGATGACGGGCTGCTCGCTCACGAGGTGGCCTTTCCGGTGTTCAGGGCGGTCTTGAGGAATTCGATGGCCTGGGCGGTGGCACCGCGGGAGGCCTGGGTGTCGCGCAGCGGGTTGAGCATCATGAAGTCGTGCAGGGTGCCGTTGTAGCGGACGCTGGTGGTGAGGACGCCGGCCGCGGTGAGCTTGCGGGCGTAGGCCTCGCCCTCGTCACGCAGCACGTCGTTCTCGTCGACGATGACGAACGCGGGTGGCAGTCCCGCCAGCTCTTCCAGGCTGGCACGCAGCGGTGAGGCGGTGATCTCCGCCCGCTGGGCGGGGTCGGTGGTGTAGGCGTCCCAGAACCAGGCCATCGCCCCGGCGGTCAGGTACGGGCCGTCGGCGAACTCGCGGTAGCTGTCGG includes:
- a CDS encoding alpha/beta fold hydrolase, whose product is MSEQPVIVLVHGAFAESASWNRVIQRLHTNQLTAVAVANPLRSVEGDAAYVRDVISGIGRPVVLVGHSYGGLVITQAAAGNPAVRALVYVAAFAPEPGESAFLLSGKFEGSTLGGALEAYPVASGGNEFRIAADKFHHQFCADLEAGEAALMAATQRPVTEQALTDALTADEPAWRTTPSWFVHGERDLNIPAAALRFMAERAGSRGTREVAGASHALAASEPDAVTAAILDAVHHAQE